A window from gamma proteobacterium SS-5 encodes these proteins:
- the tolA gene encoding cell envelope integrity protein TolA, giving the protein MLDLLKRSPRAFALALLMHLLLIIFLLLGVDWLVQPEVYRPQVEVVQAKVVDEGRIAAEAARLRQEQEKRQAEEQAARQRAEQELRQLEQKKQREQQRLQQLEQQRLAEEKKRQAEEQRQRREAAEAAKKAKAKAEAERKAKAEAERKAKAEAERKAKAEAERKAKAAQEAERQRREAELQQALEAEQHNRAINAFAAAVSQSVTANWTRPPGSDQGLTCKLRIRLSEHGNILAVTLAQGSGNTPFDRSAEAAVWKSDPLPAPPAGLRDINFTFDPDAP; this is encoded by the coding sequence ATGCTGGATCTGCTCAAACGCAGCCCGCGCGCCTTCGCCCTGGCGCTGCTGATGCACCTGCTGCTGATCATCTTCCTGCTGCTGGGGGTGGACTGGCTGGTCCAGCCCGAGGTCTATAGACCCCAGGTTGAGGTGGTACAGGCCAAGGTGGTGGACGAGGGGCGCATCGCCGCCGAGGCGGCCAGGCTCAGGCAGGAGCAGGAAAAACGCCAGGCCGAGGAACAGGCCGCCAGGCAAAGGGCCGAGCAGGAACTGCGTCAACTGGAGCAGAAAAAACAACGCGAACAGCAGCGCCTGCAGCAGTTGGAGCAACAACGCTTAGCCGAAGAAAAGAAACGCCAGGCCGAAGAACAACGCCAGCGGCGCGAGGCGGCCGAGGCGGCAAAAAAGGCCAAAGCCAAGGCGGAGGCCGAGCGCAAGGCCAAGGCAGAGGCGGAGCGCAAGGCTAAAGCGGAGGCCGAACGCAAGGCCAAGGCGGAGGCCGAACGCAAGGCCAAGGCGGCGCAAGAGGCCGAACGCCAGCGACGCGAGGCGGAACTGCAACAGGCCCTGGAGGCCGAGCAGCATAACCGTGCCATCAACGCCTTTGCCGCGGCGGTCAGCCAGAGCGTCACCGCCAACTGGACCCGGCCACCAGGCAGCGACCAGGGTCTCACCTGCAAGCTGCGTATCCGCCTATCCGAGCACGGTAATATACTGGCCGTAACCCTGGCGCAGGGCAGCGGCAATACCCCCTTTGACCGCTCGGCCGAGGCAGCGGTATGGAAGTCAGACCCCCTGCCCGCCCCACCGGCCGGTCTGCGCGACATCAATTTCACCTTTGACCCGGATGCCCCATGA
- a CDS encoding OmpA family protein yields the protein MKISLKLLGIGLLVLLLAGCGSWSKKTGAAADGAAAANGAQTSGVDGGGLGGSGYGSGVGSGDPLSQRIIYFDYDSAEIKAEYRSVIAAHAQSVRGSGKSLVLEGHSDERGSREYNIALGERRANTVKRLMVAGGASPSQIRTISYGEERPAVQSSDGQSMAQNRRVEIVYR from the coding sequence ATGAAAATCTCACTCAAACTCCTTGGCATCGGCCTGCTGGTGCTGCTACTGGCCGGTTGCGGCTCCTGGAGCAAAAAAACCGGCGCTGCGGCCGATGGCGCGGCCGCTGCCAACGGTGCCCAGACCAGCGGCGTGGATGGCGGCGGCCTGGGCGGCAGCGGCTATGGTAGCGGCGTCGGCTCCGGTGACCCACTGTCCCAGCGCATCATCTACTTCGACTACGACAGCGCCGAGATCAAGGCCGAATACCGCAGCGTTATTGCCGCCCACGCCCAGAGCGTGCGTGGCAGCGGCAAATCCCTGGTACTTGAAGGCCACAGTGACGAGCGCGGCTCGCGGGAATACAACATCGCCCTGGGCGAGCGCCGCGCCAACACGGTCAAGCGCCTGATGGTGGCCGGTGGAGCCTCCCCCAGCCAGATCCGCACCATCAGCTACGGTGAAGAGCGCCCTGCGGTACAAAGCTCGGATGGTCAATCCATGGCGCAGAACCGCCGCGTGGAGATTGTGTACCGATGA
- the ruvB gene encoding Holliday junction branch migration DNA helicase RuvB, translating to MEDRLIDGELIADDSAIDQVIRPKRLSDYVGQPVVREQLEVFISAARGRAEALDHVLIFGPPGLGKTTLSHIIANEMGVNLRQTSGPVLEKPGDLAALLTNLEEHDLLFVDEIHRLSPVVEEVLYPAMEDFQLDIMIGEGPAARSIKLDLPPFTLVGATTRAGLLTSPLRDRFGIVQRLEYYNHADLAHIVSRTSGILNIRIDLDGAMEIARRSRGTPRIANRLLRRVRDYAQVKAEGFIDVDVADRALGMIDVDRSGFDYMDRKLLEAVIHKFDGGPVGVDNLAAAIGEERGTIEDVLEPYLIQQGFLMRTPRGRVATKTAYVHFGLPLPERPQPPALDLFGGPDD from the coding sequence ATGGAAGATCGCCTTATCGACGGCGAGCTGATCGCCGATGACAGCGCCATCGATCAGGTCATTCGCCCCAAGCGCCTGAGTGATTACGTCGGCCAACCGGTGGTGCGCGAACAGCTGGAGGTGTTCATCAGCGCCGCACGGGGCCGCGCCGAGGCGCTGGACCATGTACTCATCTTCGGCCCGCCGGGGCTGGGCAAGACCACCCTGTCGCACATCATCGCCAACGAGATGGGCGTCAATCTGCGCCAGACCTCAGGCCCGGTGCTGGAAAAGCCCGGCGATCTGGCCGCTCTGCTGACCAATCTGGAGGAACACGACCTGCTGTTCGTGGATGAGATCCACCGCCTCAGCCCGGTGGTGGAAGAGGTGCTCTATCCGGCGATGGAAGACTTTCAGCTGGACATCATGATCGGCGAAGGCCCGGCGGCGCGCTCCATCAAGCTGGACCTGCCGCCCTTCACCCTGGTGGGTGCCACCACCCGCGCCGGCCTGCTCACCTCACCCCTGCGTGACCGCTTCGGCATAGTCCAGAGGCTGGAGTATTACAACCACGCCGATCTGGCGCACATCGTCAGCCGTACCTCGGGAATCCTGAACATCCGCATCGACCTGGACGGGGCGATGGAGATCGCGCGCCGCTCACGCGGCACGCCGCGTATCGCCAACCGCCTGCTGCGGCGGGTGCGCGACTACGCCCAGGTCAAGGCAGAGGGCTTCATCGACGTCGATGTGGCCGATCGTGCCCTGGGCATGATCGATGTGGATCGCAGCGGCTTCGACTACATGGACCGCAAGCTGCTGGAGGCGGTGATTCACAAGTTCGACGGCGGCCCGGTGGGGGTGGACAATCTCGCCGCCGCCATCGGCGAGGAGCGCGGCACCATCGAGGACGTGCTCGAGCCCTATCTGATTCAGCAGGGCTTTCTCATGCGCACGCCCCGTGGCCGGGTGGCCACCAAGACCGCCTATGTCCACTTTGGCCTGCCCCTGCCGGAGCGGCCTCAGCCCCCCGCCCTGGACCTGTTCGGAGGCCCCGATGACTGA
- the ybgC gene encoding tol-pal system-associated acyl-CoA thioesterase produces MTDLAEFCWPLRVYYEDTDAGGVVYHSNYLNFMERARTEWLRSLGFEQHLLRQELGLVFAVSSLQIQFIRPARFDDALQVGSRLAQTGRASLVFAQEVRRDAEVLCRAEVRVASLDVNKFKPVAIPQAILQAIR; encoded by the coding sequence ATGACTGATCTGGCGGAATTTTGCTGGCCGCTGCGGGTCTATTACGAGGACACCGATGCCGGTGGCGTGGTCTATCACAGCAACTACCTGAATTTTATGGAAAGAGCGCGCACCGAATGGCTGCGCTCCCTGGGTTTTGAGCAGCATCTGCTGCGCCAGGAGCTGGGGCTGGTATTCGCCGTCAGCTCGTTGCAGATACAATTTATCCGCCCGGCGCGGTTTGATGACGCGCTCCAGGTCGGCAGCCGTCTCGCTCAGACGGGCCGCGCCAGCCTGGTATTTGCCCAGGAGGTACGCCGGGACGCCGAGGTACTGTGCCGGGCCGAGGTACGGGTAGCCTCACTGGATGTCAACAAATTCAAGCCAGTGGCCATTCCGCAGGCAATTCTTCAGGCGATTCGCTAG
- the tolB gene encoding Tol-Pal system beta propeller repeat protein TolB: protein MNLIKTRLKPILTLLSLFCALPAWSNTLDITISGGTEAASPIAVVPFGWAGSGPAPDYNLGQIIAADLERSGRFRTLDPLDLIAQPQQPEQVEFRDWRALGMDHLVIGEVTGLGPEGYAVSMSLFDVYKSEQILSFQLNFGQRNQRAAAHHLADLIYEKLAGEPGAFNTRVAYVTSITTAEGQRIALQVADSDGFNPQTIVASSEPLMSPSWSPDGRRIAYVSFEKGEPSIYVQELANGQRRKVTSYPGINGAPAWSPDGSKLAMTLSKDGNPDIFVYDMATGALSKLTEHYAIDTEPAWSPDGSELVFTSDRGGRQQIYRMSVSGGEPRRLTFQGQSNARASFSPDGTLLVLETQIENGYGIGVQDLASGSLRVLTRGGFDESPSFAPNGRMIIYATKAGSGSKGELAAVSVDGRVRQQLKLQAGDVREPAWSPRVK, encoded by the coding sequence ATGAACCTGATCAAGACACGCCTCAAGCCAATTCTGACCCTGCTCTCGCTGTTTTGCGCCCTGCCCGCCTGGAGCAATACCCTGGACATCACCATCAGCGGCGGCACCGAGGCGGCCAGCCCCATCGCCGTGGTCCCCTTCGGTTGGGCCGGATCCGGCCCCGCCCCGGACTACAACCTGGGCCAGATCATCGCCGCCGACCTGGAGCGCAGCGGCCGCTTTCGCACCCTCGACCCGCTGGACCTGATTGCCCAGCCGCAACAGCCCGAGCAGGTGGAGTTCCGTGACTGGCGCGCCCTGGGCATGGATCACCTGGTGATCGGCGAGGTGACCGGGCTGGGGCCGGAGGGCTACGCGGTCAGCATGAGCCTGTTCGATGTGTATAAATCCGAGCAGATCCTGAGCTTTCAGCTCAACTTCGGCCAGCGCAACCAGCGCGCCGCCGCCCACCACCTGGCCGATCTGATCTACGAAAAGCTCGCCGGCGAGCCCGGTGCCTTCAACACCCGCGTGGCCTACGTTACCTCCATCACCACCGCCGAGGGCCAGCGCATCGCCCTGCAGGTGGCCGACTCCGACGGCTTCAACCCGCAGACCATAGTCGCCTCCAGCGAGCCCCTGATGTCCCCGTCCTGGTCACCGGATGGCCGCCGCATCGCCTATGTCTCCTTCGAGAAGGGCGAGCCCTCCATCTATGTGCAGGAACTGGCCAACGGCCAGCGGCGCAAGGTCACCTCCTACCCCGGCATCAACGGTGCCCCCGCCTGGTCGCCGGATGGCAGCAAACTGGCCATGACCCTGTCCAAGGATGGCAACCCGGACATCTTCGTCTATGACATGGCCACAGGGGCGCTGAGCAAGCTGACCGAGCACTACGCCATAGACACCGAACCGGCCTGGTCGCCGGACGGCAGCGAACTGGTGTTCACCTCCGATCGCGGTGGCCGTCAGCAGATCTATCGGATGTCAGTCAGCGGTGGCGAACCCCGGCGCCTGACCTTCCAGGGCCAATCCAACGCCCGCGCCTCCTTCTCCCCGGACGGCACGCTGCTGGTGCTGGAGACCCAGATCGAAAACGGCTACGGCATAGGGGTGCAGGACCTGGCCAGCGGCAGCCTGCGGGTGCTTACCCGGGGCGGCTTCGACGAAAGCCCCAGCTTCGCCCCCAACGGCCGCATGATCATCTACGCCACCAAGGCCGGCAGCGGCAGCAAGGGCGAACTGGCAGCGGTATCCGTGGACGGCCGGGTACGGCAGCAACTCAAGCTACAGGCCGGCGACGTGCGTGAACCGGCCTGGTCACCCCGGGTGAAATAG
- the ruvC gene encoding crossover junction endodeoxyribonuclease RuvC, whose protein sequence is MRRILGIDPGSRVTGFAVIDSDGRRSNHIDSGCIRLDTQVAVPQRLGDLYQEVAAIVERHRPRELAIEQVFLAKNADSALKLGQARGAAICAAVTRGLAVFEYSARMVKQAVVGTGAADKEQVQHMVRLILKLSQAPAADQADALAIALAHAHSFQLNERLNGRIKGQTQAQLQSLAVAGR, encoded by the coding sequence ATGCGCCGCATTCTCGGCATAGACCCCGGCTCCCGAGTCACCGGCTTTGCCGTGATCGATAGCGATGGGCGCCGCTCCAACCATATCGACAGCGGCTGCATCCGCCTTGACACCCAGGTGGCAGTACCGCAGCGGCTGGGGGATCTGTATCAGGAGGTCGCCGCCATCGTCGAGCGGCACCGGCCCCGCGAGCTGGCCATAGAGCAGGTGTTTCTGGCCAAGAACGCCGACTCGGCGCTGAAGCTGGGGCAGGCGCGGGGCGCTGCGATTTGCGCGGCGGTGACCCGGGGGTTGGCGGTGTTTGAATACTCGGCGCGGATGGTCAAGCAGGCGGTGGTGGGCACGGGTGCGGCAGATAAAGAGCAGGTACAACACATGGTGCGACTGATCCTTAAACTGAGCCAGGCTCCGGCGGCGGATCAGGCCGATGCCCTGGCCATCGCCCTGGCCCATGCCCACAGTTTTCAGCTCAATGAGCGGCTCAATGGCCGAATCAAGGGGCAAACCCAGGCCCAGCTCCAATCCCTGGCGGTGGCCGGGCGATGA
- the tolR gene encoding protein TolR has product MSRRKNSRKPMAQINVVPYIDVMLVLLVIFMITAPLITQGVSVELPQADAEPMQQDQQEPLIVTVDQQGQLYIDVGQGKQTPISPEQVQLRVAAVLRNQPKTPILVRGDRAVDYGSVVQAMVLLQAAGAPSVGLITESPN; this is encoded by the coding sequence ATGTCGCGTAGAAAAAACAGCCGCAAGCCCATGGCACAGATCAACGTGGTGCCCTATATCGATGTCATGCTGGTGCTGCTGGTCATCTTCATGATCACCGCGCCCCTGATTACCCAGGGGGTTTCCGTGGAGCTGCCCCAGGCCGATGCCGAGCCCATGCAGCAGGATCAACAGGAGCCGCTGATCGTCACTGTGGATCAGCAAGGCCAGCTCTATATCGACGTCGGCCAGGGCAAGCAGACCCCGATCAGCCCGGAACAGGTCCAGCTGCGGGTGGCTGCGGTGTTGCGCAATCAACCCAAGACGCCGATTCTGGTGCGCGGTGACCGCGCCGTGGACTACGGTAGCGTGGTGCAGGCCATGGTCCTGCTGCAGGCGGCCGGTGCCCCCAGCGTGGGCCTGATCACAGAGTCGCCCAACTGA
- a CDS encoding YebC/PmpR family DNA-binding transcriptional regulator, whose amino-acid sequence MAGHSKWANIKHKKAAVDRQRGKIWTKLIREVTVAAREGGGDISANPRLRLAVDKAFGANMPKDTVERAIKRGSGADEADNYDEIRYEGYGPGGVAVMVDCMSDNRNRTASEVRHAFSKSGGNLGTDGSVAYMFKKTGVISYEPGTDEDAVMEIALEAGAEDVVNNDDGSFDVLVDPDDFMAVKEALEAADLEPALSEVTMRPDTLTALDVETAEKVMRMIERLEDLDDVQEVYTNADIPEEVMEALA is encoded by the coding sequence ATGGCCGGCCACAGTAAATGGGCAAACATCAAACACAAGAAAGCCGCAGTCGATAGACAGCGCGGCAAGATCTGGACCAAGCTGATCCGCGAGGTCACGGTGGCGGCGCGGGAGGGCGGTGGCGACATCTCCGCCAACCCCCGGCTGCGCCTGGCGGTGGACAAGGCCTTTGGCGCCAACATGCCCAAGGACACCGTGGAGCGAGCGATCAAACGTGGCTCCGGGGCCGATGAGGCGGACAACTACGATGAAATCCGCTACGAGGGCTACGGCCCCGGCGGCGTGGCGGTGATGGTGGACTGCATGAGCGACAACCGTAACCGCACCGCCTCCGAGGTGCGCCACGCTTTCAGCAAGAGCGGCGGCAACCTGGGCACCGATGGCTCGGTGGCCTACATGTTCAAGAAGACCGGGGTGATCAGCTACGAGCCAGGCACGGACGAGGACGCGGTGATGGAGATCGCCCTGGAGGCCGGTGCCGAGGACGTGGTCAACAACGACGACGGCTCCTTCGATGTACTGGTCGATCCCGATGACTTCATGGCGGTGAAGGAGGCCCTGGAGGCCGCTGACCTGGAACCGGCCTTGTCCGAGGTGACCATGCGCCCGGACACCCTGACCGCCTTGGATGTGGAGACGGCAGAAAAGGTCATGCGCATGATCGAGCGGCTGGAAGACCTGGACGATGTGCAGGAGGTCTATACCAACGCCGACATCCCGGAAGAGGTGATGGAGGCCTTGGCTTGA
- a CDS encoding enoyl-ACP reductase, which translates to MGFLQDKKILITGVASERSIASGTAEAMAREGAQLAFTYQNEKLQKRVEKAAAACGSDIVLPLDVAEDAQISELFAELDKRWGGLDGIVHSMAFAPRDHLEGSFLDNLTREGFAQAQDISAYSFAALAKAGLPLMEGRNAALVTMTYLGAVRVVPNYNVMGVAKASLEATVRYLADSLGPKGIRVNAVSAGPIRTLAASGIKNFKSMLEEAEGKTPLRRNVSIEEVGNAAAFLCSDLASGITGDVLYVDSGYHILGA; encoded by the coding sequence ATGGGCTTTCTGCAAGACAAAAAAATCCTTATCACCGGCGTGGCCAGCGAGCGTTCCATCGCCTCCGGCACCGCTGAGGCCATGGCCCGCGAGGGCGCTCAGCTGGCCTTTACCTACCAGAACGAGAAGCTGCAAAAGCGCGTGGAAAAGGCCGCCGCGGCCTGCGGCTCCGATATCGTCCTGCCCCTGGACGTAGCAGAGGACGCCCAGATCAGCGAGCTGTTCGCCGAGCTGGACAAGCGCTGGGGCGGCTTGGATGGCATAGTCCACTCCATGGCCTTCGCCCCGCGGGATCACCTGGAAGGCAGCTTCCTCGACAACCTCACCCGTGAGGGCTTCGCCCAGGCCCAGGACATCAGCGCCTACAGCTTCGCCGCACTGGCCAAGGCCGGTCTGCCGTTGATGGAGGGACGCAACGCCGCCCTGGTGACCATGACCTACCTGGGTGCGGTGCGCGTGGTACCCAACTACAACGTCATGGGCGTGGCCAAGGCCAGCCTGGAGGCAACGGTGCGCTACCTGGCCGACAGCCTCGGCCCCAAGGGCATCCGCGTCAACGCCGTCTCCGCTGGCCCCATCCGCACCCTGGCCGCCTCAGGGATCAAGAACTTCAAGAGCATGCTGGAAGAGGCCGAAGGCAAGACGCCGCTGCGCCGCAACGTCTCCATTGAAGAAGTGGGCAACGCCGCCGCCTTCCTCTGCTCCGACCTGGCCTCGGGCATCACCGGCGACGTGCTCTATGTGGATTCCGGCTACCACATCCTGGGGGCCTGA
- a CDS encoding ABC transporter substrate-binding protein, with protein sequence MRLLAPFLLLLPLLLAGCGEPWNNPYAEGDGGANYLYSSFSERPKHLDPARSYSSNEYQFIAQIYEPPLQYHFLKRPYQLVPLTAEAVPEPVFLDAQGQPLPADADISKAVFSEYLIRIQPGIRYQPHPALAQDDQGNYRYHQLTEADLLGINRLQDFPETGSRELTAADYVYQIKRLAFARNHSPIAGLMGDYIEGFSEFAERLSALEKERGDGFIDLRELELSGVKQLDDYSYRIRIKGVYPQFVYWLAMPFFAPMPWEAERFYQQPGMAERNISLDWYPIGTGPFFLAENNPNLRMVLQRNPNFHGETYPSEGDPADAEAGLLADAGKPLPLIERAIYSLEKEDIPYWNKFLQGYYDTSGITSDSFDQAVQFSGQGDAGLTDDMQAKGIGLVTAVTTSVMYFGFNMLDPVVGGDSERARLLRRAISIAVDYEEYIAIFANGRGLTAQGPLPPGIFGHRDGDINGYVFDAKEGQPQRKPLAEAERLMAQAGYPGGIDQQSGKPLVLYFDVAASGPDAKARLGWLRKQFAKLGIQLVLRSTDYNRFQEKMRKGTGQMFWWGWNADYPDPENFFFLLYGPQGKVEQGGENASNYANPEFDRLFEQMKNRVNGPERQQIIDQMLEILRQDAPWIWGYFPKAFSLHHGWYYNVKPNLMANNTLKYKRVNAAQRQQMRQQWNAPVLWPLGAALILLILLVLPAVRSHRQRERSRALEQGRPPA encoded by the coding sequence ATGCGCCTGCTTGCCCCCTTTCTGTTGCTGTTGCCCCTGCTGCTCGCCGGCTGTGGCGAGCCTTGGAACAACCCCTATGCCGAGGGGGATGGCGGCGCCAATTACCTTTACAGCTCCTTCAGCGAGCGGCCCAAGCATCTGGACCCGGCGCGGTCTTACAGCTCCAACGAGTACCAGTTCATCGCCCAGATCTACGAGCCGCCCCTGCAGTATCACTTTCTCAAGCGGCCCTACCAGTTGGTGCCCCTGACCGCCGAGGCCGTGCCCGAGCCGGTGTTTCTCGATGCCCAGGGCCAGCCCCTGCCGGCGGATGCCGACATCAGTAAGGCCGTCTTCAGCGAGTACCTGATCCGCATCCAGCCCGGCATCCGCTACCAGCCCCATCCGGCCCTGGCACAGGATGACCAGGGCAATTACCGCTATCACCAGCTGACCGAGGCCGATCTGCTCGGCATCAACCGCCTGCAGGATTTCCCCGAGACCGGCAGTCGTGAGCTGACGGCGGCAGATTATGTTTATCAGATCAAGCGCCTGGCCTTTGCCCGCAACCATTCGCCGATCGCCGGGCTGATGGGTGATTACATCGAGGGCTTCAGCGAGTTTGCCGAGCGCCTCAGCGCCCTGGAGAAGGAACGTGGCGATGGCTTCATCGACCTGCGTGAGCTTGAGCTGAGCGGGGTAAAGCAGCTGGATGACTACAGCTACCGCATCCGTATCAAGGGCGTTTATCCGCAGTTTGTCTATTGGCTGGCGATGCCGTTTTTTGCCCCCATGCCCTGGGAGGCGGAGCGCTTCTACCAGCAGCCGGGTATGGCCGAGCGCAACATCAGCCTGGACTGGTACCCGATCGGCACCGGGCCTTTCTTCCTCGCCGAGAACAACCCCAATCTGCGCATGGTGCTGCAGCGTAATCCCAATTTCCACGGCGAGACCTACCCCAGCGAGGGCGATCCCGCTGATGCCGAGGCCGGTCTGCTGGCGGATGCGGGCAAGCCGCTGCCGCTGATCGAGCGCGCTATTTACAGCCTGGAGAAGGAGGATATTCCCTATTGGAACAAGTTCCTGCAGGGCTATTACGATACCTCGGGGATCACCTCGGACAGCTTTGATCAGGCGGTGCAGTTCAGCGGCCAGGGCGATGCCGGCCTGACCGATGACATGCAGGCCAAGGGCATAGGCCTGGTGACGGCGGTGACCACCTCGGTGATGTATTTCGGCTTCAACATGCTCGACCCGGTGGTGGGCGGTGACAGCGAGCGGGCGCGGCTGCTGCGTCGGGCCATCTCCATCGCGGTGGATTATGAGGAGTACATCGCCATCTTCGCCAACGGCCGCGGTTTGACCGCCCAGGGGCCGCTGCCGCCGGGGATCTTTGGCCATCGTGATGGCGATATCAATGGCTACGTATTTGATGCCAAAGAGGGCCAGCCGCAACGCAAACCCCTGGCCGAGGCCGAGCGCCTGATGGCCCAGGCCGGCTACCCCGGTGGCATCGATCAGCAGAGCGGCAAGCCGCTGGTGCTCTACTTCGATGTCGCCGCCTCCGGCCCCGATGCCAAGGCGCGCCTGGGCTGGCTGCGCAAGCAGTTCGCCAAGCTCGGCATCCAGTTGGTGCTGCGCAGTACCGATTACAATCGCTTCCAGGAGAAAATGCGCAAGGGTACGGGGCAGATGTTCTGGTGGGGCTGGAATGCCGACTATCCGGACCCGGAAAACTTCTTCTTTCTGCTCTACGGTCCCCAGGGCAAGGTGGAACAGGGCGGCGAGAATGCATCGAACTACGCCAACCCTGAATTTGACCGATTGTTCGAGCAGATGAAGAACAGGGTAAACGGCCCCGAGCGCCAGCAGATCATCGACCAGATGCTGGAGATCCTGCGCCAGGACGCCCCCTGGATCTGGGGCTATTTCCCCAAGGCCTTTTCCCTGCATCATGGCTGGTATTACAACGTCAAACCCAACCTGATGGCCAACAACACCTTGAAATACAAGCGGGTGAATGCCGCCCAGCGCCAGCAGATGCGCCAGCAATGGAACGCGCCGGTGCTCTGGCCCCTAGGTGCGGCGCTGATTTTGCTGATCCTGCTGGTGCTGCCGGCGGTGCGCAGCCATCGCCAGCGCGAGCGCAGTCGCGCCCTGGAGCAGGGGAGGCCGCCGGCATGA
- the ruvA gene encoding Holliday junction branch migration protein RuvA: MIGRLNGTILEKQPPALLLDVNGVGYELEAPMSTFYQLPAVGEKVSLFTHLTVREDAHLLYGFYRDADRQLFRALLKVSGVGAKMALAILSSMSSGDFTNCIQSGDSAALVRVPGIGKKTAERLIIEMRDRLSKLGDTGTVSFDPINLGARPDTPVSDAISALTALGYKPQDAQRMVKGVEQEGMSSEELIRAALKGAAS; encoded by the coding sequence ATGATCGGACGCTTGAACGGCACGATTCTGGAGAAGCAGCCCCCTGCCCTGCTGCTGGATGTGAACGGCGTCGGCTACGAGCTGGAGGCCCCCATGTCCACCTTCTATCAGCTGCCGGCGGTGGGGGAAAAGGTCAGCCTGTTCACCCACCTGACGGTGCGCGAGGACGCCCACCTGCTCTACGGCTTCTACCGTGATGCCGACCGCCAGCTGTTCCGCGCCCTGCTCAAGGTCAGCGGCGTCGGTGCCAAGATGGCCCTGGCAATCCTCTCCAGCATGAGTAGCGGCGATTTCACCAACTGTATTCAATCCGGCGACAGCGCCGCCCTGGTGCGGGTGCCGGGCATCGGCAAGAAGACCGCCGAGCGCCTGATCATCGAGATGCGCGACCGCCTGAGCAAGCTGGGCGATACTGGCACGGTCAGCTTTGATCCCATCAACCTGGGCGCGCGGCCAGACACGCCGGTATCGGACGCCATCAGCGCCCTCACCGCCCTGGGCTACAAGCCGCAGGATGCCCAGCGCATGGTCAAGGGGGTGGAGCAGGAGGGCATGAGCAGCGAGGAGCTGATCCGCGCCGCACTCAAGGGAGCGGCCAGCTAA
- the tolQ gene encoding protein TolQ produces the protein MQTDLSFVHLILGASPVVQLVMLALLLASLISWTMIFDRSKTLRQARRDADLFEDRFWGGRELSELYREVSRKEIPDRGLAIIFREGFREFAKQKEHKGIAPMAAVEGARRAMLVTLNREVEKLDTHLSFLATVGSTSPYVGLFGTVWGIMNSFQALGSVKQATLALVAPGIAEALIATAIGLFAAIPAVVAYNRFANDVERLETHYEGFVDEFTTILQRQAHVV, from the coding sequence ATGCAAACCGATCTCTCCTTTGTGCATCTGATCCTGGGCGCAAGCCCCGTGGTACAGCTGGTGATGCTGGCCCTGCTGCTGGCCTCGCTGATCTCCTGGACCATGATCTTTGACCGCAGCAAGACCCTGCGTCAGGCCAGGCGCGATGCCGATCTGTTCGAGGACCGCTTCTGGGGCGGACGCGAGCTGTCTGAGCTGTACCGCGAGGTGAGCCGCAAGGAGATCCCGGACCGGGGCCTGGCGATTATCTTCCGCGAGGGCTTTCGTGAGTTCGCCAAACAGAAGGAGCACAAGGGCATAGCCCCGATGGCGGCGGTGGAGGGGGCGCGCCGGGCCATGCTGGTGACCCTCAACCGCGAGGTGGAAAAGCTGGACACCCATCTGTCGTTCCTCGCCACGGTCGGCTCCACCAGCCCCTATGTCGGCCTGTTCGGCACCGTTTGGGGCATAATGAACTCCTTTCAGGCCCTGGGCAGCGTCAAGCAGGCCACCCTGGCGCTGGTGGCACCGGGCATAGCCGAGGCCCTGATCGCTACCGCCATCGGCCTGTTCGCCGCCATCCCGGCGGTGGTTGCCTACAACCGCTTCGCCAACGACGTCGAGCGCCTGGAAACCCACTACGAGGGCTTTGTCGATGAGTTCACCACCATACTCCAGCGCCAGGCCCATGTGGTTTGA